A stretch of Bradyrhizobium sp. AZCC 2262 DNA encodes these proteins:
- the zigA gene encoding zinc metallochaperone GTPase ZigA, producing the protein MQKLPVTVLSGFLGAGKTTLLNHVLNNRHGLKVAVIVNDMSEVNIDADLVRDGGANLSRTDEKLVEMTNGCICCTLRDDLLKEVRALAESGRFDYLLIESTGIAEPLPVAATFDFRSEAGESLADVARLDTMVTVVDAVNLLKYYSSTDFPGEHGEALDNDKRTLVDLLVEQIEFADVIVLNKVDDASLEECDAARKIIRSLNPEAELIEANHGRVAFDRVLDTGRFDFEKAQQHPLWYKELYGFADHVPETEEYGVKNFVYRARRPFDPGKFDKFIKAPWPGVIRAKGHFWLATRPQWLGEISQAGSLIRTQALGFWWASVPAARWPDDPFWRKKLRQNWNSIYGDRRQEIVFIGTGMDEGSIRARLDACLVPGKAAMDVAEWAKLADPFPIWRRAQEAA; encoded by the coding sequence ATGCAAAAACTTCCCGTCACCGTCTTGTCCGGCTTCCTCGGGGCTGGAAAGACCACTTTGCTGAACCACGTCCTGAACAATCGGCACGGCCTGAAGGTGGCGGTGATCGTCAACGACATGAGCGAGGTGAACATCGATGCCGACCTGGTCCGCGATGGTGGTGCGAATCTCTCCCGGACTGATGAAAAACTCGTCGAGATGACGAACGGCTGCATCTGCTGCACGTTGCGCGACGATCTCTTGAAGGAGGTGCGCGCTCTCGCGGAGAGTGGTCGCTTCGATTATTTGCTGATTGAGTCGACCGGCATCGCCGAGCCGCTCCCGGTGGCAGCTACATTCGATTTTCGTTCCGAAGCCGGCGAAAGCCTCGCCGACGTGGCGCGTCTCGACACCATGGTGACCGTCGTCGATGCGGTGAATTTGCTCAAGTATTACTCGTCGACCGACTTTCCCGGGGAACATGGCGAGGCGCTCGATAATGACAAACGCACGCTGGTCGATCTGCTCGTCGAGCAGATCGAGTTCGCCGACGTGATCGTTCTCAACAAGGTCGACGATGCCTCGCTGGAGGAGTGCGACGCGGCGCGAAAAATCATCCGTTCGCTCAATCCGGAGGCGGAGCTCATTGAGGCCAACCACGGACGAGTTGCCTTCGATCGCGTTCTCGATACCGGCCGTTTCGACTTCGAAAAGGCTCAGCAGCATCCACTCTGGTACAAGGAGCTTTACGGCTTCGCCGATCATGTGCCGGAAACGGAAGAATACGGCGTGAAGAACTTCGTCTATCGCGCGCGCCGACCATTTGACCCAGGCAAGTTCGATAAGTTCATCAAGGCCCCTTGGCCCGGTGTCATTCGCGCCAAGGGGCACTTCTGGCTCGCGACCCGGCCGCAATGGCTCGGTGAAATCAGCCAGGCGGGTTCGCTCATTCGCACCCAGGCCCTTGGTTTCTGGTGGGCCAGCGTGCCGGCGGCACGATGGCCGGATGATCCTTTTTGGCGAAAGAAACTTCGCCAAAACTGGAACAGCATCTATGGCGATCGCCGCCAGGAAATCGTGTTCATCGGTACTGGCATGGACGAAGGCTCGATCCGCGCCCGCTTGGACGCGTGTCTCGTACCGGGAAAAGCTGCTATGGACGTCGCGGAATGGGCTAAGCTCGCAGACCCGTTTCCGATATGGCGGCGCGCGCAAGAAGCAGCCTAG
- a CDS encoding glycosyltransferase translates to MKILLASTPATGHLNPLLAIARFLIDEGHEIAFLSGSALRNPIERIGATFYALPAGADFDLRDFATVAPELKTIPPGLEWIRVAMERVFIDAIPAQHKGIQQALKDFPADIIIGDDMLFGVLPMLLGPQAKRPPIALCGTSFLHWRRDDGAPHFVGLAPATTQAQRDDYAVVYREHDEQLYQPVADRLNRSLQTMGVGPLSMPMFDSVVELADAYLQLTVPSFEFPRAFPASVRFVGRPPIIPDQAPLPPWAHELDGSRKVVLVTQGTLANHNFGLLVGPTLAALANEPDLLVVATAGGRPVEAIPGPIPANARLAQYLPFEWMLPKVDVFVTNGGYGSVNQAMSFGIPLVTAGLTEDKADVNARVAWSGIGIDLATNEPTPQALREAVRTVLDRPAYRMRASSMADEFSGIDTRAEILRIIGELAHASKEAVAEDATTVISRRRRVGSR, encoded by the coding sequence ATGAAAATTCTCCTCGCTTCGACCCCGGCCACCGGCCATCTCAATCCGCTGCTTGCGATTGCACGCTTCCTGATCGACGAAGGTCACGAGATCGCCTTCCTGTCGGGCAGCGCGCTGCGCAACCCCATCGAACGCATCGGCGCAACGTTTTACGCGCTTCCGGCCGGTGCCGACTTCGATCTGCGTGACTTCGCAACGGTGGCTCCCGAATTGAAAACCATTCCTCCGGGGCTGGAATGGATCCGCGTCGCCATGGAGCGGGTGTTCATCGATGCCATTCCAGCTCAGCACAAGGGCATTCAGCAGGCGCTGAAAGATTTCCCGGCCGACATCATTATCGGCGACGACATGCTGTTCGGGGTATTGCCGATGTTGCTCGGCCCGCAGGCGAAACGGCCGCCCATCGCGCTCTGCGGCACATCGTTCCTGCACTGGCGCCGCGACGATGGCGCGCCGCATTTTGTCGGGCTGGCACCTGCAACCACGCAGGCGCAGCGTGACGACTACGCGGTGGTCTATCGTGAGCATGACGAACAGCTCTATCAGCCGGTGGCCGATCGCCTCAACAGGTCGTTGCAGACCATGGGTGTCGGGCCGCTGTCGATGCCCATGTTCGATTCCGTCGTCGAACTCGCCGATGCCTATCTGCAGCTGACCGTGCCGAGCTTCGAGTTTCCACGCGCCTTTCCAGCCTCGGTGCGCTTCGTCGGCCGGCCTCCGATCATTCCGGATCAGGCGCCGCTGCCGCCCTGGGCTCACGAACTCGACGGCTCGCGCAAGGTGGTGCTGGTGACGCAGGGAACATTGGCCAATCACAATTTCGGTCTGCTGGTTGGACCGACGCTGGCGGCGCTCGCCAATGAGCCTGATTTGCTTGTGGTTGCCACGGCAGGCGGCCGTCCCGTCGAGGCCATCCCTGGCCCAATCCCCGCCAACGCGCGCCTCGCGCAGTATCTGCCGTTCGAATGGATGCTGCCCAAGGTCGACGTGTTCGTCACCAACGGCGGTTATGGCAGCGTCAATCAGGCGATGAGCTTTGGCATTCCCCTCGTCACCGCAGGGCTGACGGAGGACAAGGCTGACGTGAACGCACGCGTTGCCTGGTCTGGCATCGGGATCGATCTCGCGACCAACGAGCCGACGCCGCAGGCGCTGCGCGAAGCCGTCCGCACCGTGCTCGATCGTCCGGCCTATCGCATGCGGGCATCATCGATGGCTGAC